The Prochlorococcus marinus str. MIT 9301 genome window below encodes:
- a CDS encoding aminotransferase class IV has product MIDTLGWYKDQWLDIDRIFIAANNRGLKFADGIFETILIKENKPILLDDHLKRLEKSSKILNINLKINKLTLRQLINDGIRKLSLKNDQFASVRINYSRGTNKGRTLTIDSTSKTKDLDNLWLEFYKIEPNFNPISVCISQREKINEFSLISKCKTFSYNQAIQVLTEAHEKSFDDSILLNTSGELCCGSTFNLLIKRNNQWITPRKESGCLEGIMVSKALRLKIVKEELIVPEFQNDDIIFAINSLSCRQIYQVNDLKLYPKLDPIYFWDLLYS; this is encoded by the coding sequence ATGATTGATACATTAGGCTGGTACAAGGATCAATGGTTGGATATTGATAGAATATTTATTGCTGCTAATAATAGAGGATTAAAATTTGCTGATGGTATATTTGAAACCATTTTGATAAAAGAAAATAAACCTATTCTTTTAGATGACCATCTGAAAAGGTTAGAAAAAAGTAGCAAGATTTTAAATATTAATCTCAAAATAAATAAATTAACTTTGAGACAACTTATTAACGATGGAATTAGAAAGTTATCGCTTAAAAATGATCAATTTGCTTCAGTAAGAATAAACTATAGTCGAGGAACTAATAAAGGTAGAACACTAACAATTGATAGCACTTCAAAGACAAAAGATTTGGATAATTTATGGCTTGAGTTCTATAAAATAGAGCCAAATTTTAATCCGATAAGTGTTTGCATTAGTCAAAGGGAAAAAATAAATGAATTTAGTCTTATAAGTAAATGCAAAACATTTTCATATAATCAGGCAATACAAGTTTTGACAGAAGCTCATGAAAAATCATTTGATGATTCTATCCTTTTGAATACGTCAGGTGAACTTTGTTGTGGAAGTACATTTAATCTTCTAATTAAAAGAAATAATCAATGGATAACTCCTAGAAAAGAGAGCGGCTGTTTAGAGGGGATTATGGTTTCTAAAGCTTTAAGATTGAAAATTGTCAAAGAAGAATTAATTGTTCCAGAATTTCAAAATGATGACATAATATTTGCAATTAATAGCTTATCTTGCAGACAAATTTATCAAGTCAATGATTTAAAGCTTTACCCTAAACTCGATCCAATTTACTTTTGGGACTTATTGTATAGTTGA
- the cobA gene encoding uroporphyrinogen-III C-methyltransferase — protein sequence MPGIVYLVGAGPGDPELLTLKALRLIKNCDALVHDALIPDEITKEAGKNTAIFHVGKRAGKCSVPQAETNALILKLAKEGKNVVRLKGGDPFVFSRGGEEVSILEKNGISVEIVPGITSGIAAPTYFGIPLTHRDAASSVTFVTGHERVDKERKSVNWRDLAKSSDSLVIFMGIKNIEFIVEELILGGLDRNTKCAVIQEATLKNQKCLIENLDNLPDKIKDKEFLSPSIIIIGKIVEFKVNNDITKVSDVDLPDINKVQLYNKSQK from the coding sequence GTGCCTGGCATTGTTTATTTAGTTGGAGCTGGTCCTGGTGACCCTGAGCTCCTAACTCTAAAAGCTTTACGTCTAATCAAAAACTGTGATGCATTAGTACATGATGCTTTAATCCCAGATGAAATAACTAAAGAAGCAGGAAAAAATACAGCAATTTTTCATGTTGGCAAAAGAGCTGGGAAGTGTTCTGTACCTCAGGCTGAAACTAATGCTCTTATTTTGAAATTGGCAAAAGAAGGCAAAAATGTTGTAAGGCTTAAAGGTGGAGATCCATTCGTTTTTTCTAGGGGTGGTGAAGAGGTATCGATTTTAGAAAAAAATGGAATTTCAGTTGAAATTGTTCCTGGCATTACTTCTGGGATAGCTGCCCCCACATATTTTGGTATTCCATTAACCCATAGAGATGCTGCTAGTTCCGTGACTTTCGTAACTGGTCATGAACGTGTTGATAAGGAAAGAAAGAGTGTTAATTGGAGAGATCTAGCTAAATCATCAGATAGCTTAGTAATTTTTATGGGTATAAAAAATATTGAATTTATTGTTGAAGAATTAATACTAGGTGGTTTAGATAGGAATACTAAATGCGCTGTTATTCAAGAGGCTACTTTAAAAAATCAAAAATGTTTGATTGAGAATTTAGATAATCTCCCAGATAAAATCAAAGATAAAGAATTTTTATCTCCATCGATTATCATTATTGGAAAAATTGTTGAATTTAAGGTTAATAACGATATAACGAAAGTATCTGATGTCGATTTACCAGATATTAATAAAGTTCAACTATACAATAAGTCCCAAAAGTAA
- a CDS encoding MFS transporter translates to MKKSLLKPNKKFTLLSAFITLLNDRLSESILLPILPSFVLLFDSKASTYGLLSCTYQLAQFTASPFIGLMSDRYGRRPVTLFCITGSVIGISILSFTVLFNWSNSIASIPLFLLFLARLIDGLSGGTAATATTILADISSPEKRAKTFGLIGVAFGLSFFLGNIFVVIFAKNTNNNFIIPVLIASMIPIINFLLVFFYLPETKPKSDSNKTKTILKNPLKELFTVFKEEKIKKLSLAFFIYFIAFTGLTNILIFFLQESLNWTTKASSGTLVVVGIIAIIVQGGLIGPLVKKFGEMRLTLIGSGFILVACALLITAPKDNATINIYSAVSFLAVGAGLITPTLRALISKKLEVDKQGSILSNLQGLQSLGGVLGIAMAGRVYDGFGPKSPFIAGSIILLFMIYLIAEGKSNNSFKNQKSKAF, encoded by the coding sequence GTGAAAAAAAGTTTATTGAAGCCAAATAAAAAATTTACTCTTCTGAGTGCTTTTATCACCCTTCTCAATGATCGATTAAGTGAAAGTATATTATTACCCATTTTACCCTCCTTTGTTTTACTCTTTGACTCTAAAGCTAGTACATATGGCTTATTATCATGTACTTACCAGTTAGCCCAATTTACAGCTTCTCCTTTTATAGGACTTATGAGTGATAGATACGGTAGAAGACCTGTCACTCTTTTTTGTATTACAGGTTCAGTAATAGGAATATCAATATTATCTTTTACAGTTCTTTTTAATTGGTCTAATTCAATAGCCTCTATCCCGCTATTTTTATTATTCTTAGCGAGACTCATTGACGGCTTAAGTGGTGGAACTGCAGCCACAGCAACAACTATTCTTGCAGACATTTCAAGCCCTGAAAAAAGAGCAAAAACATTTGGTCTTATTGGTGTAGCTTTTGGTTTAAGCTTTTTCTTAGGTAATATTTTCGTTGTAATATTTGCAAAAAATACAAACAATAACTTTATCATTCCAGTGTTAATAGCCTCAATGATTCCAATAATAAATTTCTTACTTGTATTTTTTTACTTACCAGAAACCAAGCCTAAAAGCGACTCAAATAAAACAAAAACTATTTTAAAAAACCCTTTAAAAGAGCTATTTACAGTTTTCAAAGAAGAAAAGATTAAAAAATTATCATTAGCTTTTTTTATTTACTTTATTGCTTTTACTGGATTGACCAATATCCTTATATTTTTCCTTCAAGAATCCTTAAACTGGACGACAAAAGCATCAAGTGGAACTCTGGTTGTAGTTGGAATCATTGCGATTATCGTACAGGGAGGACTAATTGGGCCTCTAGTAAAGAAATTTGGCGAAATGCGATTAACACTTATTGGGTCAGGCTTTATTCTTGTGGCATGTGCTCTTTTAATAACTGCCCCAAAAGATAATGCGACAATTAATATTTATTCAGCTGTTTCATTTTTAGCCGTTGGGGCAGGGTTAATTACGCCCACCTTAAGAGCATTAATATCGAAGAAATTAGAAGTTGATAAACAAGGATCAATTTTAAGTAATCTTCAGGGTTTACAGAGCCTCGGAGGAGTTTTAGGAATTGCAATGGCAGGAAGGGTTTATGATGGTTTTGGTCCTAAATCACCTTTTATCGCTGGTTCCATAATCTTACTTTTCATGATATATCTTATTGCAGAGGGTAAAAGTAATAATTCTTTTAAAAATCAAAAATCAAAAGCATTTTAA
- the ppk1 gene encoding polyphosphate kinase 1, protein MKIQADIFINRELSWIEFNKRVLLTGMEKEYKILDKVKFCSIFSNNLDEFFMVRVASLKAQVEAGITKKSVDGLTPQEQLTKINKEVKNLTALQENYINNELNYELKEKGIILKKYNDLSENERNWCDNYFTSSIFPLLTPLVVDPAHPFPFISNLSLNLAALIRDGENSKNQFVRVKIPTKNISRFIQIPNEIIKHGDESKYFFISVEDLIGNNINTLFNGMECINYSFFRVTRDADLELKELEADDLLLAVEQSLQKRRLGGDVVRLEVESDMPENILKLLIESISIQKEYIYFCKSFLGLDDFNQLTRINRDDLKENLLIGKTHPKLKNLDLPSNKNFNSIFNILRKKNILLHHPYDLFRTSVEEFINKAADDPLVMAIKITLYRVSKDSTIISALMRAAENGKEVMTLVELKARFDEDNNIQWAKQLEQAGVHVVYGIIGFKTHTKIALIVRKEKGRLRNYFHIGTGNYNSNTSKFYTDLGLLSTDPDIASDLLGLFNYLSGFSKQKSYQKLLVSPSSMREKFIFLIKREIKNAEEGKKAEIIAKMNSLVDPEIIKLLYLASDSGVKISLIIRGICCLYPQRKNLSENIKVISIIGHFLEHSRIFWFSNNGQSEVFIGSADWMRRNLDRRIEAVTPIEDYDLKSKIYSLLQTYIKDNYFSWIMKEDGSYSKYELDSSNNRSQIDLIEKQN, encoded by the coding sequence ATGAAAATCCAGGCTGATATTTTTATTAATAGAGAATTAAGTTGGATTGAATTCAATAAAAGAGTACTCCTAACTGGTATGGAAAAGGAGTACAAAATCCTAGATAAAGTTAAATTTTGTTCAATTTTTAGTAACAATCTAGATGAATTTTTTATGGTAAGGGTAGCCTCATTAAAAGCTCAAGTTGAAGCAGGAATTACAAAAAAAAGTGTTGATGGACTTACCCCTCAAGAGCAATTAACAAAAATAAATAAAGAAGTAAAGAATTTAACTGCCCTACAAGAAAACTATATAAATAATGAACTAAATTATGAATTAAAAGAAAAAGGTATAATTTTAAAAAAATATAATGACCTAAGTGAAAATGAAAGAAATTGGTGCGATAACTACTTTACTTCATCTATTTTCCCTTTATTAACTCCATTAGTTGTTGATCCAGCACATCCATTTCCTTTTATAAGTAATTTAAGTCTAAATTTAGCAGCTCTTATAAGGGATGGGGAAAATTCTAAAAATCAGTTTGTCAGAGTAAAAATACCAACAAAAAATATAAGTAGATTTATACAAATTCCTAATGAAATTATTAAACATGGTGATGAAAGTAAATATTTTTTTATAAGTGTGGAAGATTTAATTGGGAATAATATAAACACTTTATTTAACGGAATGGAATGTATAAATTACTCTTTTTTTAGAGTTACAAGGGATGCAGATTTAGAATTAAAAGAACTTGAAGCTGATGATCTTCTTTTAGCAGTTGAACAAAGTTTGCAAAAGAGAAGATTAGGTGGAGACGTAGTTAGATTAGAAGTTGAATCGGATATGCCAGAAAATATTCTGAAATTACTCATTGAAAGTATTTCAATACAAAAAGAGTATATTTACTTTTGCAAAAGTTTTTTAGGCCTTGACGATTTCAATCAGCTTACAAGAATTAATAGAGATGATTTAAAAGAAAATCTGCTAATTGGGAAAACTCACCCGAAATTAAAGAATTTAGATTTACCTTCAAACAAAAACTTTAATTCTATTTTTAATATCCTTAGGAAAAAAAATATTCTGCTTCATCATCCATACGACTTGTTTAGAACTTCAGTTGAAGAATTTATAAACAAAGCAGCTGATGATCCACTTGTAATGGCTATAAAAATTACTTTATATCGAGTTTCCAAGGATTCCACTATCATTTCAGCTTTAATGAGAGCTGCAGAGAATGGTAAAGAAGTAATGACTCTTGTTGAGCTAAAAGCAAGATTTGATGAAGACAATAATATTCAATGGGCAAAACAACTTGAACAAGCTGGAGTTCATGTTGTATATGGAATCATAGGATTTAAAACTCATACAAAAATAGCTTTAATAGTAAGAAAAGAAAAAGGACGATTAAGGAATTATTTCCATATTGGAACAGGTAACTATAACTCTAATACTTCAAAATTTTATACAGATTTAGGATTACTTTCAACTGATCCTGATATTGCATCTGATTTACTTGGGCTATTTAACTACTTATCAGGTTTTTCTAAACAAAAAAGTTATCAAAAGTTATTAGTTTCTCCCTCATCTATGAGAGAGAAATTTATATTTCTGATAAAGAGAGAAATTAAAAATGCAGAGGAAGGCAAAAAAGCGGAAATAATTGCAAAAATGAATTCTTTAGTTGACCCAGAAATAATTAAACTTCTCTATTTAGCTTCAGACTCAGGTGTAAAAATTAGCCTCATCATAAGAGGTATTTGTTGCTTATACCCACAAAGAAAAAATTTAAGTGAAAATATTAAAGTCATAAGCATTATTGGCCACTTTCTTGAACACTCAAGAATTTTTTGGTTTAGTAACAACGGTCAAAGTGAGGTTTTTATTGGGAGTGCTGATTGGATGAGAAGAAATCTTGATAGAAGAATAGAAGCTGTTACTCCAATAGAGGATTATGACTTGAAATCTAAAATATACTCACTTTTGCAAACCTACATTAAAGATAACTACTTTTCTTGGATAATGAAGGAAGATGGTTCTTATTCGAAATATGAATTAGATTCTTCAAATAATCGTTCGCAAATTGACCTCATAGAAAAACAAAATTAA
- a CDS encoding RpoD/SigA family RNA polymerase sigma factor has product MGIPLESAKSSSDNNFDEPRLPNTAGKSRKSKSSLTAKQSQKKSGRLASDSIGYYLSSIGRVPLLTPAEEIELAHHVQNMKKLLQIPETDRTQRNLYQIKIGKRARDRMMAANLRLVVSVAKKYQNQGLELLDLVQEGAIGLERAVDKFDPAMGYKFSTYAYWWIRQGMTRAIDNSARTIRLPIHISEKLSKMRRVSRELSHKFGRQPTRLEMATEMGIDQKDLEDLISQSAPCASLDAHARGEEDRSTLGELIPDPNCEEPMEGMDRTIQKEHLGTWLSQLNEREQKIMKLRFGLDGEEPLTLAEIGRQINVSRERVRQLEAKAILKLRVMTTHQKAA; this is encoded by the coding sequence ATGGGGATCCCTCTGGAATCTGCAAAAAGCTCTTCAGATAATAATTTTGATGAGCCAAGATTACCAAACACTGCGGGCAAGTCTCGCAAATCGAAATCCAGTCTTACGGCAAAACAAAGCCAAAAAAAATCTGGCAGACTCGCTTCAGATTCTATTGGCTATTACTTAAGTAGCATTGGAAGAGTACCTCTTTTGACTCCAGCAGAGGAAATAGAGTTAGCTCATCATGTTCAGAACATGAAAAAGTTGCTACAGATTCCTGAAACTGATAGAACCCAACGAAATCTTTATCAAATTAAGATTGGCAAAAGAGCAAGAGATAGAATGATGGCAGCTAATCTAAGACTCGTTGTCTCGGTTGCAAAAAAATACCAAAACCAAGGGCTTGAATTATTAGATCTTGTCCAGGAAGGAGCTATTGGCCTTGAAAGAGCTGTAGATAAATTTGATCCTGCTATGGGATATAAATTCTCAACTTATGCTTACTGGTGGATTAGACAAGGAATGACGAGGGCAATTGATAATAGTGCTAGAACGATCCGTTTGCCTATTCACATAAGTGAAAAACTGTCCAAAATGAGAAGAGTCTCTAGAGAATTATCACATAAATTTGGCAGACAACCTACAAGATTGGAAATGGCAACTGAGATGGGAATTGATCAAAAAGATTTAGAAGATTTAATTTCTCAAAGTGCTCCATGCGCCTCCCTAGATGCACATGCAAGAGGGGAAGAAGACAGAAGTACTCTTGGTGAACTCATACCTGATCCAAACTGTGAAGAGCCTATGGAGGGTATGGATAGAACTATTCAAAAGGAGCATTTAGGAACTTGGCTTTCTCAATTAAATGAAAGAGAGCAAAAAATCATGAAGCTAAGGTTTGGGCTAGATGGTGAAGAACCATTAACACTCGCAGAAATAGGAAGACAAATTAATGTTTCACGAGAAAGAGTAAGGCAACTAGAAGCTAAAGCAATATTAAAGCTTCGAGTAATGACGACTCATCAAAAAGCAGCTTAA
- a CDS encoding diacylglycerol/polyprenol kinase family protein, producing MIKFTVILLYLFSIFLISIVFKKYNEGSREIVRKIIHIGIGPLIPIAQFLKINQNSALIFTGIVSLMVFINYNYKLFPTIEDVERKSYGTLFYCLSLFILIYLFWDKDPYALISGFFIMTFGDGLAGLLGKSFNSKSWIFFEQKKSLYGTITMFLTSLIVVCSIGYSQQNSLNLNYFTIAFIATLLEQFSVLGIDNFIVPISSALFFNFLITS from the coding sequence TTGATAAAATTTACTGTAATCTTATTATATTTATTTTCAATTTTTTTAATATCAATAGTTTTTAAAAAATATAATGAAGGTAGCAGAGAAATCGTCAGAAAAATAATACATATTGGAATAGGACCTTTAATACCAATTGCTCAATTTTTAAAAATTAATCAAAACTCTGCTCTAATTTTTACAGGAATTGTTTCATTAATGGTTTTCATCAATTACAACTATAAATTATTTCCAACAATTGAGGATGTTGAGAGAAAAAGTTATGGGACATTATTTTATTGTCTAAGTTTATTTATTTTGATTTATCTTTTCTGGGATAAAGATCCATATGCACTAATTAGTGGATTTTTCATAATGACTTTTGGTGATGGATTAGCTGGATTATTAGGAAAAAGCTTTAACTCAAAGAGTTGGATTTTTTTTGAACAAAAAAAATCTTTATATGGAACCATAACAATGTTTTTAACAAGTTTGATAGTAGTTTGCTCAATAGGATACTCTCAGCAAAATAGTCTAAATTTAAATTATTTTACAATAGCTTTTATTGCGACTTTGCTCGAACAATTTAGTGTTCTAGGAATAGATAATTTCATTGTTCCAATCTCTTCAGCATTATTTTTTAATTTTTTAATAACTAGCTAA
- a CDS encoding 3-deoxy-7-phosphoheptulonate synthase translates to MMTSSNNSALEKTSDLHVLETRPLIPPSRLHNDIPLDHDSANTVSKTRRSIQNILHHNDQKLLVIVGPCSIHDLEAAKEYSKYIQKFREMYKDKLEIIMRVYFEKPRTTIGWKGLINDPHLDDSYDINTGLRRARSLLSYLATRGIPSATELLDPIVPQYIADLISWTAIGARTTESQTHREMASGLSMPIGFKNGTDGSFTTAINAMQSASKSHHFLGVNENGMASIVNTTGNPDGHIVLRGGSKGPNFENDHIQRISAELRQCSLPHKVMIDCSHGNSNKDFRKQSEVLKNVASQISNGEKNILGVMLESHLKEGNQKLLKKEDLQFGRSITDACIDIETTKKLIAILYDSLS, encoded by the coding sequence ATGATGACATCATCAAATAATTCAGCTTTAGAAAAGACATCAGATTTACATGTTCTTGAAACACGTCCATTAATACCTCCAAGCAGATTACATAATGATATACCTTTAGATCACGACTCTGCTAATACAGTATCTAAAACAAGAAGATCGATACAAAATATTTTGCATCATAATGATCAGAAGCTTTTAGTCATTGTGGGTCCATGTTCAATTCATGATCTTGAGGCGGCAAAGGAATATTCAAAATATATTCAAAAATTCCGAGAAATGTATAAAGATAAATTAGAAATAATTATGAGAGTATATTTTGAAAAACCAAGAACAACTATTGGCTGGAAGGGATTGATAAATGATCCTCATCTAGATGATTCTTATGATATTAATACTGGTTTAAGAAGAGCAAGAAGTTTGCTTTCATATTTAGCAACTCGTGGTATACCTTCTGCTACAGAATTACTAGATCCAATTGTTCCTCAATACATTGCCGATTTAATAAGTTGGACAGCCATAGGTGCGCGGACTACAGAAAGTCAAACTCATAGAGAAATGGCATCAGGATTATCAATGCCTATAGGCTTTAAAAATGGAACGGATGGTTCTTTTACTACTGCAATTAATGCAATGCAGTCAGCTTCAAAATCCCATCACTTCTTAGGTGTAAATGAAAATGGAATGGCTTCTATAGTTAATACTACAGGAAATCCAGATGGACATATAGTTTTAAGGGGTGGTTCAAAAGGCCCAAATTTCGAAAATGATCATATACAAAGAATTTCAGCAGAATTGAGGCAATGTAGTCTTCCCCATAAAGTGATGATTGATTGTAGTCATGGAAATTCCAATAAAGATTTCCGAAAACAGTCGGAAGTGCTAAAAAATGTGGCTTCTCAAATTAGTAATGGTGAAAAAAATATTTTAGGAGTTATGCTTGAGAGTCATTTGAAGGAAGGAAATCAAAAACTTTTAAAAAAAGAAGATCTCCAGTTTGGTAGAAGCATTACAGATGCATGTATAGATATAGAAACAACAAAAAAATTAATAGCTATTTTATACGATTCACTTAGCTAG
- the acnB gene encoding bifunctional aconitate hydratase 2/2-methylisocitrate dehydratase, giving the protein MKNMETLLKNYADHVAERAAKGIPPLPLNAEQTNCITKLLEKDSTYDSSYLLDLLINRVPPGVDEAAYVKASWLTAIVNSEKYCKSINPEKAIEILGTMIGGYNVNSLVEILKGENSLLAKKAAEVLKNIILVYDSANEIYELSQNNIYAKEIVNSWANAEWFINKKVLEKEITCLVFKVDGETNTDDLSPAVHATTRPDIPMHALAMLEFKKPDGLKILNNLKKQNLPIAYVGDVVGTGSSRKSAINSLIWHIGEDIAFVPNKKTGGIIIGSKIAPIFFNTAQDSGALPIEADVSQMKTGDVIKIYPYKGIIKKIEKESNTEELISKFELYPSTLTDEIQAGGRINLMIGRSLTDKIRNKLDYQPSEIFTRPQNPTESSAGFTQAQKIVGKACGLDGVRPGMTCEPIMTTVGSQDTTGPMTRDELKELACLGFTADLVMQSFCHTAAYPKPVDLLTHKELPDFISQRGGVALKPGDGIIHSWLNRMLLPDTVGTGGDSHTRFPLGISFPGGSGIVAFAAAIGSMPLNMPESVLVKFKGELLPGITLRDLVNAIPLFAIKEGLLTVEKENKKNIFNGKIMEIEGLPNLKLEQAFELTDATAERSCAGSTILLSQETVQEYLKSNICLLEKMVESNYEDSKSISRRINDMKNWLKKPSLIQPDSNAQYEEIIEIDLAKVTQPIVACPNDPDNVKEITDVANTNIDEVFIGSCMTNIGHYRAAAKVLEGVQNLKAKLWICPPTKMDEETLKAEGYYKIFEDCGARLELPGCSLCMGNQARVEEGSVVFSTSTRNFDNRLGKNAQVFLGSAELAAVCALLGKIPEIEEYQDITKNKINPYSDELYRYLQFDEIHDFSLTK; this is encoded by the coding sequence ATGAAGAATATGGAAACATTGCTAAAAAATTATGCAGATCATGTAGCTGAAAGAGCTGCCAAAGGTATACCTCCTTTACCTTTAAATGCTGAACAAACAAATTGTATTACAAAATTATTAGAAAAAGATAGTACTTACGATTCATCTTATTTACTTGATTTACTAATAAATAGAGTACCCCCAGGAGTTGATGAAGCTGCTTACGTAAAAGCAAGCTGGCTTACGGCTATTGTTAATTCCGAAAAATATTGCAAATCGATTAATCCCGAAAAAGCAATTGAAATACTAGGAACAATGATAGGCGGATATAATGTAAATTCTTTGGTTGAAATACTTAAAGGAGAAAATAGTTTACTCGCAAAAAAAGCGGCAGAAGTTTTAAAAAATATTATTCTTGTGTACGACTCGGCTAATGAAATTTATGAATTATCTCAAAATAATATTTATGCAAAAGAAATTGTAAATAGTTGGGCAAATGCAGAATGGTTCATAAATAAAAAAGTTCTGGAGAAAGAGATTACTTGTTTAGTATTTAAAGTTGACGGTGAGACAAACACAGACGACTTATCTCCAGCTGTACATGCAACAACACGCCCAGATATTCCAATGCATGCATTAGCTATGTTGGAATTTAAAAAACCTGATGGACTAAAGATTCTTAATAATTTAAAAAAACAAAATTTACCAATAGCTTATGTTGGAGATGTTGTTGGAACAGGGAGTTCTAGAAAATCTGCTATTAATTCACTCATTTGGCATATAGGAGAAGATATCGCTTTTGTTCCTAACAAAAAAACCGGTGGAATAATAATTGGCAGCAAAATAGCCCCAATTTTCTTCAATACTGCACAAGATTCAGGAGCTTTACCAATAGAAGCTGACGTATCTCAAATGAAAACAGGAGATGTTATTAAAATATATCCCTATAAAGGCATTATTAAAAAAATTGAAAAAGAATCAAATACTGAAGAATTAATAAGCAAATTCGAGTTATATCCTTCAACTCTTACTGATGAAATTCAAGCTGGCGGAAGAATTAATCTTATGATTGGAAGATCTCTTACGGACAAAATTAGAAACAAACTAGATTATCAACCAAGTGAAATATTTACTAGACCACAAAATCCAACTGAAAGTAGTGCCGGATTTACCCAAGCTCAAAAAATAGTAGGCAAAGCATGCGGTTTAGATGGAGTTAGGCCAGGAATGACCTGTGAGCCAATTATGACCACAGTTGGTAGTCAAGATACTACTGGGCCAATGACTAGAGATGAATTAAAAGAACTAGCTTGTTTAGGATTTACTGCAGATTTAGTGATGCAAAGTTTTTGTCATACAGCTGCATATCCTAAACCAGTAGATTTACTTACCCATAAAGAATTACCTGATTTTATATCTCAAAGAGGTGGAGTAGCTCTTAAACCTGGAGATGGCATCATTCATAGCTGGCTTAACAGAATGCTTCTCCCTGATACTGTTGGCACAGGTGGAGATAGTCATACAAGATTTCCTCTTGGCATTTCATTTCCTGGAGGCTCTGGCATTGTTGCATTTGCCGCTGCAATAGGATCAATGCCATTAAATATGCCGGAATCTGTGCTGGTTAAATTTAAGGGAGAATTATTACCAGGAATTACTCTTAGAGATTTAGTTAATGCAATCCCTCTCTTCGCAATTAAAGAAGGGCTATTAACTGTTGAGAAAGAAAATAAGAAAAATATATTCAACGGGAAAATTATGGAAATTGAGGGATTACCAAACCTAAAACTTGAACAAGCTTTTGAACTTACTGATGCTACTGCAGAACGCTCATGCGCTGGTAGCACAATACTTTTATCCCAAGAAACTGTTCAAGAATATTTAAAAAGCAATATTTGCCTGCTAGAAAAAATGGTCGAGAGCAATTATGAAGATTCAAAATCGATTTCAAGAAGAATAAATGATATGAAAAATTGGTTAAAAAAACCATCATTAATTCAACCAGATTCAAACGCTCAGTATGAAGAAATCATTGAAATTGATTTAGCAAAAGTAACACAACCTATAGTTGCTTGTCCTAATGATCCAGATAATGTAAAAGAAATCACTGATGTTGCAAATACAAATATTGACGAGGTTTTTATAGGTTCTTGTATGACAAATATTGGTCATTACAGGGCAGCTGCAAAAGTGCTTGAAGGAGTACAAAATTTAAAAGCTAAATTATGGATTTGTCCACCAACAAAGATGGATGAAGAAACTCTAAAAGCTGAAGGCTACTATAAAATATTTGAAGATTGTGGAGCAAGATTAGAGTTGCCAGGCTGTTCTTTATGTATGGGAAATCAAGCTAGAGTTGAAGAAGGTTCTGTAGTATTTTCTACAAGTACAAGAAATTTTGACAATAGACTTGGCAAGAATGCGCAAGTATTTTTAGGGAGTGCAGAATTGGCAGCAGTTTGTGCACTGCTTGGAAAAATACCTGAAATTGAAGAATATCAGGATATTACTAAAAATAAAATTAATCCATATTCAGATGAACTTTATCGCTATCTTCAATTTGATGAAATACACGATTTCAGCTTGACAAAGTAA